DNA sequence from the Oryza brachyantha chromosome 5, ObraRS2, whole genome shotgun sequence genome:
ATCAAAGGACTGGAATCGCAGGTAGATGTCATTCTCTAGTGTAAACGAGAACTCTCTGCGCCCAACATAGGATTCATCACATCCTGGATGTTTCCCATCtacaaaaagataaaatcatatatagatgaaacaatgGGAAAACAAATAGATCCTGAGCCAACAACCACGGACCATTTCCATATGAAAGCCATTTGAAGAAATCGCCATGAGGGAAGAGCTTCCCTGCAATTGTACATGCATAACCATCAGCACTGGCACTAGACCATCACAATAACCATTATGCCAATGTACTATAGAGCAACTGTGACTTTAAATTAAGCATCAATTAGTTAAGACCATTTCAACTGAACAGATAAAAAACTATTATTCTGAACTGAAGTTGCAACAAGATGGGGCAGAATTTTTTCCATGGACAGACCATAAATTACCTACGATTACTACTACAGTATGTGTGTACATATGCCAAAATATTTTGCTGCAAGATCGCAACTCTCTGCGCAATATCCAAcacagagagaaaaataattagagaAATGAGAACCGTGCAGTGCATGATTCCTGAACCTTGAGCGCactagaagaaaaaaaataaacaaggaAGAACTACTGTACCGTAATAGATCCTGAGGTAATCCGCATTGAAGTCGTCCGGcacggcggtggtggccgctTGCTGATGCTCCCCATCGAtctccatcgcctccgccttgTCATCCTCCCTCGCCATCGCCTCCGCTTCAGATGAGAAATCGTCCGGACCCGGGTAAgcagaaaaacgaaaaattcCGCTACAAAAACCACAATCGACCGAGTGACCGGTTCAGATTCAAATCAACAGCAAAGGGGAGGATTCGAGAAGGGGATTTCCGTCTCAGAATTTCTGACCTCGTTTTCACTCTCGCTCTGGCGGCGAGCAGCCACCTAGCAGAGCAGGAGAGCGCCGCACGGGCGAGCAGACGTCAGGTCAAACTTCAGAGAGTGCTTGCGcggaggagaggggggagcAGGGGCGGCGGGTGAAAGGGTTAGGGTGGGGGGAAAATGGCGGGAAGAGGAGGCGGCTCCCGCCAAAACTTCCAGAGAGAGCAGTAGCACGAGCAGAGCGGGGTTAACGTGTGTCTGGCACGTCAAAAAAGCTCTTCCAGATAgcaatttatacatatataaaaataaaatgtaacaaatattattgacaaacacttaattaaaaaaaatgttatcgaAGAGCATGAGTTTTAAAAATACCAGtgtacaaatgaatttatcTAACAAATTTCATCGCCGTTAAGTTTGTCAGCATTTCTCCATTAAGTGCTATGCCTAACGACGATagcatttctcagacaaagtTATTTGTATAATGAGAATTCGTATAACTCGCACTTGTTGATTGCATTTCTTAGAAGTAGATaattgtcaatgacattttttaggttttatgtataaaaaattctcTCCAAGAGGGTTGGTAtagatttgtaaattttataatacaaatatatttttgtaaaatatataaattaaaaaatcataagctGTGCACAACCGCTGGAAACACCCAACAAGATGGTAATATCTCATTTCAGTTTTCGTGGTGCCTTCGGTCATTCCATGCTTTTGCTAATAACTAGTTATATGCTTGTGTTTCGTAATAGaactataattttatgaaaataaaagataaaagattatatttaCAAAGATACATGTAGGTTAGAGATATGCCACTGGTCAATGACATGTGAGCCAGGATTACATATCtctaatttagcaaaattataatggcaacCTTGCAATTTAccctaaattatatatatgaaaattaggtTCCATCGGTAAactttctaaataaataaaatgtttctattcataaaaattgcatataaataaaatatttatattcataaactactttttacataaatatacataaactttaCGCATAAACAAATAATTCGAGTcacaaactttaaacacaaataaaatatttccatcCATAAACtgtatacataaataaaatatttacatgtagaaaattttgttgcaaacTAATCtaccctaaaattaaaataatttgccAAGTAACCATGCGCAGGCTAAACTTtctaaataaatgaaatgtttctattcataaacattacatataaataaaatatttctgttCATAAACTACTTTTTacttaaatatacataaactttaCGCATAAACAAATAATTCGAGTcacaaactttaaacacaaataaaatatttccatcCATAAAttgtatacataaataaaatatttatatgtagaaaattttgttgcaaaataatctaccctaaaattaaaataatttgccAAGTAACCATGCGCAGGCTAAAACTTTAATTTCTATTAAACCTGCTTGACGGGAGAATTGAACTCACAACCTTCCATTAGAGGAGGAGGACCTTACCGATGGGCTATTGAagcaaatttattataaagttaaaagttaatttaattaactcCTCACTTGATCCAGGCACAGATCTGATGGGAGGGGTGAATGTGCGACGTGGGGAGGGAAGGCAAGGGGAGGGGGTGAACCGACGGAGAAAGAAACTCCCCCTTTTAAGTTgtaaagataaagatataAAGGCCACGTAGGCCAAACTATATAGTCTAGGTGTAGGATTGGCCATAAATTATGGTTATTTTCTGTAATCATCTAAGGTTTTTTTGGTTGGGGACCCAGCAGAAGCTGTGAAGGTCACTCTATTTTTCAGCATGTATTTTTATGGGATCTAGACTTctccattttaaaatgttttaattCTAACAGTGTTGCTTAAGCCCCAAGCTCCACAGATGATATTCCAAGAGCTAGTCATTCTCCTAGCAAATAGACCCTTTTCCCCTGTCCCTCCACTTCTTTCTTGTTATTACCTTGTATTAGTCAAGTAGTATATGGAAAAATTATGATTTCTTACTACCCGTACTTGCTAAAAGCGCTTAACCAGCATACACTGCCcctcatcaatatttttaagcGCAATAGCATAGAGGCGGTAATTGAGGTGCGGAGTAGTAGCATAATAGCATTGGAGATAGAAAGatgtataaatatgtttttgaccGATGGAATAAaaggtactccctccattctaaagtacaattatttattagatataaatttatattaaaatataaatatttataacacTATTCACAATATTACTTATCCCATGAACCAtttcatattcaaaatttttctcatcTACTTCCAACTGCTCTCCTATCACGTCTATTTCCCATTTACTAAGAAacactatattatttttttaattttagtcaTAAAAACACTTACATTTTTTTGACTAAAATAACTACAATTTTTAGAATTGAGATGGTAGTAATATGTATCTCTTCATCGAGGAGATGtatattgttcaaaaaatttcaacataTACCACGTTACCAGTACTAGTGGCGACCAAAGTGATTAGCGGCGCACGGCACTGAACAAGAAATAATGCGTGGCGTTGCGGCGTCCGCCTCGACACTCCGCCCTGGGCCACCCCCAGCCGTCCGATCAAAATCGGACGCCCCAGCCCTTCTCCTCCCGCGGGCCCtctcgccgccccgccgcctccgcctccggcgacCGCCGGAGCCCaccccccgcctccgcctcttcATGGCTTCCCCCTCCGCGGCGGCCCCAGGAGGGGACGCTTCCTTGGCCGAGATGAACTCGGCCGCCGACTtctccgccgtcgcctgcCCCGGTGGCGGCCGCATATCCGTCGTCGGCTTCGGCTCCCTCCTCTCCGGTGAGCACCTCCGCGGACGCGGACTCTCGAATTCGCTGACCCCGAAACCCGGTTCCCGCACCTGATTTGGCTCGGGGTTGTGAGCGGCAGAGCGGAGCTCGAGGAGCACGTTCCCGGAGCTGGAGGGGTTCCGGGTGGCGGCGCTTCGCGGGTTCCGCCGCGTCTTCGCCCACTCCGCCCCGATCTTCTTCGAGCGCGGCATCGCCATCGAGGTCACCAAGGTCAGGATACAACGATATCTCGTGCCTGATCAAATTTGGTAGCTGTGCACTAGCTCTGGCAGCATCGGGGAAGCGTAGATTGCTGCCCTTCTGGAGCCTGATTGGCTGATTGCCATGCTCCCTTTTGTTCCGAAGCTTGTTTAATTCTGGCTGTTGAAGAGTGGTTTCATGGGAGCATCAAGAAGAGTAAATTGAAGTCGATGCATTTGGAATTTGGGAAGTTTGGTCTTGTGACACCAGAAGTTCATGAGTTCAGGTTTACCACCATTAAAAAATTGGAGTACACTTCAAGACCACCGGAAATTTCAATGTCACAGAACCAATTGTCTAGTCTTGTCTATGCTTTTAGAATTGGCTCTGTCCTTGTGAATACAGGATTTGTCCTTGTGAATTCGCTGTTAATTTGTCACTACAGTTGAATGATGCAGACTAAAGAGACTaaaaagaagaagcaacaaTGGAATTCCAAGTTAATTGTGCATATGAAATTATGAGAAATATCTTTCTCAACTTGGAACGGGCAGCATTCTGTTCTATGGTATCAAAACAAGGAAACTAGGTTGCATCTACAAGTATAATgggacaaaatttttgtttctgcttgAGGAGCtttcatataatatataattgtgGATTGTTGCTTTTGCTCTTTACGATCATCGCAGAATTGAAAGTACATTGTTCCATTGAGCTATGAAAAATGTTCCATgactaatttgtttgtttgaataTGTGTAGGCTAGTATGTACTTTTGTTAGGACATTTCATCTGTTTATTGAATTTTCCATAAAGCTCGTTTTCATTATAGCACCATGCTGACTTGTAGGAATTCTCGAGCTTAAGTGTGGAGCCATGTGAGGGTGAGCTGATTATTGTCACTGTATTTGAAATAAAGGAGGAAGAGGTACCATGGTTTACCCTAGCGATAAAGTTTCATTTTTATTCAAGGCAAAGGAATGGATCTTTTCTGAACCTGATTTTGCTCTGTAAggattgaaaattgatatttgcAGGTCCCAGCATTCATCGAGAGAGAGCATGAGTTTAGATTTCTTGCGGTGGGTGCCAATTAATTCATTAGATGGTAAACTAAAGTTAGGATTCCAGTTTCTTCACTTGAAgcctaaagtttttttatacatttttaaaGTCCGGATTTATAATCTAAACTGTCTTCTCTGATTATTTGTAGTTAATTTTCTTTGCACCTAATATGCTGTCAGGTTGTTCCTGAAGGACTGGATGGGGTGCCTTATGCAAATCCAGCAGTAAGGGCTTGTAATATCTCGTTTACTTCTTCTGCCTCCTCCTGTAATAATTATCTGCTTGCTGAATTGTTTGTTCAGGTTGTCTGTGCACGTTATAGTGATGAAGAGTATTTCCAAGTGAGATGCAAAGGTTTAATCTATATGATTCAGATTTCCTTTTCAGTTCTACATTTCATTTTAATATCTTGCCACTTACTATATAATGGTATGGATAGCTATATTATGACAATACTGGACAGTCTGTTACAGTGTTACTCTTGTTTAATTGTAAATGAGATCACATAATTCTAGGATATAACTTGTTCATGTTTTGAGTAAAGATTAATCTGTTCTCGATATCGTCAACGTCATTTTCAGATTCTATAATATTGTTCTTATGTTTTCTGTTGACCCTGGATACTGCAACATGTAGTTGATTTCCTTCATGAGaaattagattaatttgtttagtttggATGTTTGTCTTACCGTTCAAGTAAAATCAATGCATTCTTCTGTAGACAAAGTATATGCTTTCAGGGATTATAGTAGACAACTTATAGCTATGATTTTGTGTCTAATTCCATATGGAATGATTCTTTATGTAGGAAGCAAGGAAATATATGATCAGCGCTATGGACGATACAACATTGATAGAATATGGAGGGATGATATTTTACCCTGTCGTGTTTATCTTAGACATTGGTAAGTGCTTGTTGTTCAAACATCTTATGAGCAAAGTCTGCAGAGCTGCTTCTTTTTACTAAATTGGTCTGTGATTAACATAAGACAAGGTatcttattataatctgaaccACTATAGCCAATTAGCTCCACTAATTATTTTAGGCATATATTTTTCCCCTTTGTTACAGCCCATCAATGTCATGTTAAAGCAAGATGCATTTCTCAAACAAAATGTTGTTATTGCTTTGTGTCATCTCAAAGTGAAACGCATTTCTAAAGCAAAGGGAAATCATTGCTTTGAACACTCTAGCTAGCCAGTAGCAGCACATTTTATATTGAAATGTCATTATCAGTCATTACTTTGTTAGGCATGTTGAATTTTGGTCCTTCTGATACTAGAGTCGCCTTTCACGCTGAATGTTTTGCAGCGTCCTCGCTGCGAAAAATCTTGGAGAACCAGCATACAGCAACTTCTTAGACCACACCTATCTGGGTGACCGGAAGACCACGATAAGGGAATACTTGGCCACTACTGGAGCTGGCATCATGGAAGAGGAGCCTCCAGAATCGCTAAAAAGCCGCTATggtggctagctagctccacGAAGACAGACACCGTCGACTCCACAGCCACCACGATTGAACTTCCATTCGCTTTGCTGTCTATCAAACCGACAGTCGGTGTGTTCCAGGACCCTGCCAAATAATTCCTGATGGTTCAGCCTTCAGCACATGAGATCAAAGTTGCGATTTTTTCAGGCCACACAAGGTTCAGAGGAAGATGTGATTCATGACCCTCATGAGAGTTGAATCATTGATGTAACGATGTACCACAATAATAGCGACTATTTTGCCACCACCAGAGAAATTCTGGAGCCATATACATTGCAGAAAAACGAAGACAAAATTGATCTTTTTTCCCCCTGACTTTTCGTGTGGCTGCTGTTGGTTCTCGGACACCATGACAAGGACGGTGGTGTGAAAGCCGGAGGGTTTCCCGGTCATCCActatcagcagcagcagagttcaccgcccggccggccagcTCAGTCGTGCACCGTCCCAATCATGGCGGCAAATTGCATGTTCCGGCCTGTAGCAATCTGCCTTTTGGAGCctctcgacgacggcgacattGTCTTGTTTCTACTCTAATCTTTCTCTCGTCGGTGTgtggtttttcctttttgggtGCGTGTTTAGGACGGCGGCGAGTGGAAGAAGAGGCAGATCGCCGAGCagtcgtcgacggcgatgcCCCGGCGCTTCCGCCTCCAGGCCCGGACCGCGAACTCGACGAGCCGCTTCGCcgccttctccctctccggcgccgtcgccacgaTCTGCACCGCCTCCTCGTTGGACACCACGTCCCAGACCTGCCggagacgaagacgaagaagTTGAGGCGAGCTGCCGTTGTATATAGGAAAGAACAAAAAGGaggcatttttattttcttttattatttttgtttcttgtttaCCCCGTCGGTGGCGAGGATGACGAACTGGTCCCGGCCGGTGATCCTCCTCTGCGTCACCTCCGGCGCCGAGATGACGCCGCAGTCCTTGACGCAGTAGTCGCCGAACGCCCGCGACATGGCGAGCCCGGGCCCCTCCCTGTCCGGCCGCCACACCCGGTGCACCCCGGGCTCGTCGGCGAGGCACTGCACCCTCCCGTTGCACTCCATgatcctctccctctcctctgcaCCCGAGCTTCACCACGTCAGCAATGGAGGCATTTACCATACATGAGCAAGAGAGCGTCGTCCCGGAGCTCGCGGACTTACGGGGCAGGTTGGGCTTGAAGTCGACGGTGAgctgcacggcggcgacggcgccggacgcggcgtcgtcgtcgtcggcggcggtgcccAGCACGGCGCGGGAGTCGCCGACGTTGGCGACCACGAGCAGGTCGCCCTGCTTGACGACGGACAGCGCGGTGCAGCCGCTGTGCACGGcgtcgaggcggcggctgccgcGGAGctcctcgtcgacggcggcgcaggcggccaGGTAGGACTGCCGCCACAGGTCGAACTGGCACTCGCAGAGCCTcttctcgccgccgtcgatgagCGACGCCAGCGTCATGGcctcccgccaccgccgcagcagcgccggcggcagcgactcCCGCACGGCCTTCGCCACGTAGTGCCCCCACTGCCCATGGCCGTCAAAGATGCCGCAGAAGACGCTGCCCTCCTCGCACCCGAATCCCTGAACAAGACCGACCGCCATGAGCACCACCACCCATTTCACTTGAAAAATTCAGAATTGAACtgaaaattatcaaaaaattgcatcgttttttgtcaaatttttacCGCGAAAGATGGAACGGGTCAAACTTTATGAATGTGTTTTTAGTGttgtaaagataaatataaaaaaaatacgagaaaaaaacctaaaatcaactctaaaataaattttcaaactcaTATTTCCTAAAACACCGACgatttgcaaaaataaatttgagtttttttccgTTTTGTTTTGACATTACGTGTGTGGTTCTGCTCTAAGGGATTTGTTTAACGTTCTAGGGTACAATCATGCAgggtaatagaaaaaaaattaagattcCATTGTGACATCATGGTTAACCAACTGAACCAGCCAGCCTTGTAGAGCTAGCTGGTAGGTCATGGTTGTCCTTGCTCCTTTGGTTGGCCTgatttgcaaaaataattcTTTTCTAATTGCAGGCAACCTCTGCTTCCATTACTTGTTTAcagtatcaaaaaaaaatcattgtttGTGAACCTTACACAATGAATTACTGTAAACTTTAGAAATGAGAACAAAACCCCAAAATTCAACCCTTGTTAACCCTTTTAGGATGAGAACAAATCTAGGGAGAACTCTCAAGAATGTGCTGATGTGATCCACTTCCCATCCATCTTAGCCACAAAGTTTAACTAACCAAAAGCAGCTTTAGATCCAGACACCAACAACCAAAAAGGTGAGATataccaagaacccaaaataCCTTGGTTTCTTCAGTGAATCAATGACACGTAACCAATGCCCTTTTGGCAACACAGATCACAAACCCCCTAGAAGCCAAAAACAAACACTAGATCCAAGAACTTGGTGAAATAACATGTGTCAAAAACTATGTGTCTAGGTAACTAACTCTGAAATCGACACTGTCATTAACCCATAACAactgataataataatagtctTAATCGTCCTGGAGAGAACAAATCGAACTGCATCACAAGATTAGGTGAACAATTGAGAGAGAAGTCAAATAGAAAGTACACAGGACCAGGAAAACTGTTTGCTTTCTTGTGTGGTCAGAAATCAGAACTAGTCCTATACCACAAGTACATTCGCCaaacttttctcttttttttttgaagaaaaagaagagatattttttttataacacaTAGATTATGAATAAGGACAATGAATTACGACAGCATGCGCAAAAAATCTCACCACAATAAAAACCTGCTCGAtgaaaaaggaacaaaattGAAACGAAGCATTTGAGGCAAGCAAGCAGTAGATTGGGATTAGGGAGCTGGATGCAGTGGAGTAAAATCGGCTCGAATTATGAACGGAAAGAAATGATTTTTGAACTTGAATATCCAAATTCTATCATTGATAGGGTGCTTCAAAATCATGCGCCATTTCTACTACTATTTGCATGCTAATATGCCACCAATAATTGTGATATATGCTTAATGTTTTTCACatggcgagagagagagagagggagagagaggaaagaagcagaggaggagaggctgacctCGCAGACGATGGAGCAGTCCTGGTTGATGCCCTTCTCGCCGCGGCGGgagcagacggcggcgagcgtcTCGGAGCCCTCGCCCCACAGCGTCCCCGACGTCCGCAGcaccgccgtcgcgtcgtcgtcgccggccttccgctccttCCCCACCGACAGCGAGCGTGCCAGCCCCTGCAGCAGCGACGAGATGTGCCGCATATTGGCTGCTCGGCGCGCCGGTCGACCGCCGAAACGAAaccggagctcctcctccttcttcttcttcctcctcgatcTCTCACTCACTTCACCCCTTCCTTCGCAGCGGCaaagcctcctctctctctctctctctctcggctgGGCGAGTCAGCGGCAAGTAGAGTCTAGCACCAGCCAGCCGCCACGCCATGGCGACGGACAGAAACCATGGCGCCGGCCGCCTCTGCTGCCCTCTTCCGTACGTTTTCACCTGGGCGCCACCCTTCGGATTCAAGAGACGGCCTCGTATCCTCCTATCCCGGACAAGGCCGGCCGCGCAGATCAGTTCCAagaaccaaccaaccaatcaaGAACACACGGCCAAGaagagcaagaacaagaagagaTGTCGAGAGGCGTCGTGCGTGATGGACGCGAACGGTACGTGTGCCCTTCTTCACGCCCCTGTGGTTGGGGGTCGCGCGAGAGAGGAGCTTTTaaagcaggaggaggaggaggaggaagaggtaatggtggtggtggtgggaagaagaagagccgTGTGCGCGCGCTTGGCCGTCGCTTGCACAGCAACATTCCCCCGCGTCCCGTGGCGTGCGTCGCGGTGTGGAAtgctgatggtggtggtgggtctTTTCGCGGATAGGTCCCCCCGAGACTGTGGATATTACCAGGGGGGCCTTcgttttgttgttgttgtcgtCGTTGtcgggaggcggaggcagaAAATTAGTTCATCGGAGCAACTGAGGTCAGAATACACTAATCTAAgtaatcttatttaaattttagtatcatcTAATTGGCTGCCTAAATATTACAATGGATTTCGGAGAGCATCAGGATCGGCTGACCTCGATGGATGTATTGTAGCTCCGCCCCCGATGGTTGTTCAAAgtggatatatatgtatgcctCCTGCATAAGGGTTTTGTGACTTGTAATAACAGTGCTAGTTCGTTCTATTGCACTTTCTGGAATGTGCAGGGGGTGTCTCTAGTTAGGTTATGGTCTCTGTTGATGGTTTCTATGTCTAATGTGGACTATGGATAGATTTGGGATATGGGTCTTCATAACTTGGGATTGCAAAATTTTGGATATCTTTAGATTCAGTTCGTGTATAGATTGTGGATCATTCGGAGTGGGGATTTAGAAATCCTTTAGAGCCGAGATAAACAAGTATAGATGTTGTTGAACATcactgcaattttttttttcaggaacCAGCGCATGATTAATTACAATTTCATTGAATGGAGTAAAAAGCAAATAGTACAAGACTACAACTCTTGAAGGCTTCCTGTGTAGTGTGTACATGTTTGTTGTTGTGCATTATTAATCTATGGTGTCAAAAGAAGGACCACTGAATTTAGAGATATTTTGAAGTTAAA
Encoded proteins:
- the LOC102710985 gene encoding probable protein phosphatase 2C 48; translation: MRHISSLLQGLARSLSVGKERKAGDDDATAVLRTSGTLWGEGSETLAAVCSRRGEKGINQDCSIVCEGFGCEEGSVFCGIFDGHGQWGHYVAKAVRESLPPALLRRWREAMTLASLIDGGEKRLCECQFDLWRQSYLAACAAVDEELRGSRRLDAVHSGCTALSVVKQGDLLVVANVGDSRAVLGTAADDDDAASGAVAAVQLTVDFKPNLPQERERIMECNGRVQCLADEPGVHRVWRPDREGPGLAMSRAFGDYCVKDCGVISAPEVTQRRITGRDQFVILATDGVWDVVSNEEAVQIVATAPEREKAAKRLVEFAVRAWRRKRRGIAVDDCSAICLFFHSPPS
- the LOC102710701 gene encoding uncharacterized protein LOC102710701, with amino-acid sequence MRGVAASASTLRPGPPPAVRSKSDAPALLLPRALSPPRRLRLRRPPEPTPRLRLFMASPSAAAPGGDASLAEMNSAADFSAVACPGGGRISVVGFGSLLSERSSRSTFPELEGFRVAALRGFRRVFAHSAPIFFERGIAIEVTKEFSSLSVEPCEGELIIVTVFEIKEEEVPAFIEREHEFRFLAVVPEGLDGVPYANPAVVCARYSDEEYFQVRCKGSKEIYDQRYGRYNIDRIWRDDILPCRVYLRHCVLAAKNLGEPAYSNFLDHTYLGDRKTTIREYLATTGAGIMEEEPPESLKSRYGG